Within the Musa acuminata AAA Group cultivar baxijiao chromosome BXJ2-9, Cavendish_Baxijiao_AAA, whole genome shotgun sequence genome, the region GGGAGACGGCGCAGGCAGAGGCTCGCTGGGCGCGGGGCTGCTTCCACTTACGGCCGGAGACCCTGCCGCCGATGATGCCGTCGTAGGTGGGGCGACCGAAAGCGGGCTTCTCCGGATCCTCAAGCGAGGGGAGGGCGGGCCGCTTGGCGGGCGGGGTGAGGGagacggtggcggtggcggtggcggcgtcGGAGAGAGGATCAACATCCATCGAGTCAGGGCCACCGCCGGGTTCGGGACGCTTCCGCTTGTTCTTCTGGCCGCCGAGGCCTTCGTCGAGGCGTCGGAAGTCGAGGGTGGACGCCATGATTAGGGCAACAATTCGAGAGGAAGGCTGCAAATGACGGCCGCGAGAGTTTATTAGGGTTCCAGATGGTTCAAGTCACCTCCTGGTAGATTACCGCCAGGCGGTCAGGGTTGCTCCACCCAGTGGACCAAAGCCACGTGTAATAGCCCGTATGGCGTTCAAGGCCCATTGTAGAGATCTAATTCTCCTCCCATGATCACATCTCTACCCTTCATCCCTATCTTTAAATCCTAATCGTTCATCGAGATCAATCCCATCAACCATGACGGGCATCCATCGTCACCACGATGGAAGTCAAAACGGCTCCTCCCGTCTTCCTCATCCTCATGCCTCCTCTTATGCCAAGCCCATAACCCCAAAAGCCACTTCGGTATCTTCCACCACCGCCAACCTTCTCTCCTCTTCTTTGTCGCTCTCTACAATTAGCTTCTGCTGTAACACCAGCGCCATCTGTCAGCAGAGCCTCCGCCGTCGCCTCGGCGGCCTGTTCCTCGTCCGGACCCCCCACCGGAAGTTCGAGCCAAAGAAGCCGCACGTCAACATCGGCACCATCGAGCACGTCGACCACGGCAAGATCACCCTCACCGCGTCTTCACCATGGCCCTCGCCGCGTCCGACCTCAAGAAGCGAGGGGCGCGCCCGCGGCATCACCATCAACACCGCGTCCGTCGAGTATGAGACGGAGTACCGCCATTACGCCCACGTCGACTGCCCCAGCCACGCTGACCATGTCACGAAAATGATCACCGGCGCCGAACAAATGGACGGCGTTATCCTTGTTGTTTCCGGCCCCGACGGCACCATGCTACAGACCAACGAGCAGATCCTCCCTGCCAAGCAGGTCGGCGTACCCGACACAGTGGTTTTACTCAACAAGCAGGATCAGGTGGACAATGAGGTGCTCCTCCAGCTTGTCGAGTTCGAAGTCCTCACCCTTCTTCGCGGGTATAGGCCACAGTTCTATATGAGGACCACCGATGCCACCGATCGGATCTCATCCATAATGAACGACAATGATGAGGAGGCGACAATGGTCATACCTGGAGACCGTGTCCAGATGGGGGCGGAACTCGTCATGCGCCTGTGAACAGGGCATGCGGTTCGATATCAGAGAGGGCGGCAAGACCGTCGGTACTGGAGTCATCCAGTTCATTATCGAGTAATCACCGAATGTAGAGCTTCGTCTTTCTTCCAGTTGCAGGGGCTGCTTCACTGATTGGTGCGGCGATGGTAACTCTTTGAGACTTTACATCAAACACACATTAGGTGGCAATCCAAGGAACTCCTGCTCTGCATTGTCgtatttttgcattttttgcaTTTTTGCTGCTTTTGCCTTTTTCTCTTATTGCATTTGTGACTATGAATCTCTACGGTATAGGAGGTTGTAGATGTTATCGTGATTTTATTAGGTTTATTATCATGAAAGATCATGCTTTGATTAATGTAAAAGTAAGGCTGTTTAATTCAGTTCTCTTCTTTGGTCGCTTTATCTGATTTTGATCAATGAATAGTAGATAACATGCTTGATGATTGACTTCAAAGTATTTGGGGCATTTTGGCTTCTTGTTGTTGTATAGCAGGATGACGAGCTAGACATGGAGTTATTGGCTGATACAGTTAAGACTTGTTCAGTATTCACTGAAAGGTTTGGACCAGGGCATGTACAATAAATAGATTGAACTGAATTATTGTTCTTGACAAGCTTAATCTTTAGActactttcttttgttttttgttgtgATCTGGGTCACCGGTTGCATCTGATGGTAGTATAGTAAGTGATTATATGCATATGTTCCTTTGTTGTTTGATGATTATCACAACTTACAATCAGAGATTGTATTGTTTACCTTTTGCACTTTCTGATCCATCTCAATTTGCCAATACTTGGCTTGATCAAGGTTTGTTCTACCTCAGTTTTTGCAAATTTTAATTTGAATCCTAATTATTGAACCGTTGACTTATTCAGAGGAGCTTTTTCAATAGACAACATTGTCTTTCTTTTTGTACTCTATAGATTGTTAGAATTGTATTTTAATTAGCAATGCATCATCACTTCTTTGTCGGCAAGATGAGCATTCTATAAAGTAGACAGAATGATACAGAGCAATCACTTCACTTCTCAACGATGCACTGTTGGCTTGGAATACTTAATTCTATATAATCAAAGATCCTATTGCTCTCATTACATGGTTGTATGAACTGATTTTTGCAGTTAGTCTTCTTGTTGATCATGGGAAAACTACTTTTGTTATTTTTCGAGTTCTTCTCTTTATCTTCTTTTATGCTGATGTCTTGTGCTTCCAACAATAGTAAGAATATGAATATGTCAAGGAAAAAACTTGATCAGTGATCAAATTggtctttttttaattttgatatgcAACTATTTAATTTAACTTCAGTTCTTCCTCTGATGACCTATTTGTAAACTGAGATCAAGTAAATTTTCATTCTACAAAAGGTAGCCTGGTCTTAATTTCCTGAGCTTATCTTGCTGCTATAGACCTTTCTTAAACCTGACACCTTGAGTTAATTGGCATCTTAGTCTAGCAAATCGTTAATCAATCGCCTGGATGCGGTTGGCATTCTCTTCTTGTACTTTGTCATGTTATGATTTACAGAATCTCTTTGTATAGTCTTTGTTTTAATTATCTCAAAATAGCTTggaagaaagaaaattctgtGTTATTGTTTTGTAAATTGCATGTGAATATGGTTTTGGAAGTATATTTCTGTTAGGTTAAACAATATCTGAGTCGACTTGGTTTGTATGTGGCAGGTGTTAATCCTTTGTCCAAATAATCTTTCTGATTCTTCTTTGGGGTATTGCAATAAAAATTCATTAGTGATTAGATTGCCATCTTCCTGTTCCATTTAAGAATGCTCGTTTCTTTTTCAGTGCATGTAGTCTGTCGTATGCATTCTTGTTATCCTCGACTAATTATTGGCTTGCAACATTAGATTATTATGCAAAAAGTCAAACAAAGACAAATTGCTTTCAGTTTCCATCTGTAGTTTATATATTGTCTGTTTGCTATAAAATTTGTGTTATGTGCAGAGAACTACGAAAACGTGTTCTTTTAAATTCGATTATATATGATAACATGACAAAGCATTGTTAATTTTAAATACTTGGTAATTAATTTCACTCCTATAaggaatttatatttttatgcttGTTTTTGTCCTATTTGTTTagattattcaaaataaaaagttaattatatattaattatgtaattaactatctttagtattttgatttttatatttgaaaagtgaaacatttaatctcatttttttttaatgttattgaTTCGAAAATATCGCATATGCTCAGTAATAAATTGAAGTGTATATATATTCAATAGTAAATCCTATAATATTTTTAACAAGAGAATCAATGATAAGagaaacaaaattaaatattttattttaatatgtatagagattttaatatattttttataatttttaaaaatataaacagAATAGGAATACTAAAGTTAATTAATTAAACAAAATAATCTATAACTAAtctcaaaataaaaatttattaaaaattagtatagtgaaaatataataaaattaaagtgAAATTAAAtctcttggaaaaaaaaaaggtgcgATTCGAATTAGATAGGTTGGATGACGATAACAAAACAAACACCGTGAAAGCATTTGGGGGTGAATCTATCACAAGTCTTAAGTAGTACAAGACATGCTCTTTAGCTCCACAAAGCGTTTGagggaagggaagaggagaaatcACCGTGGAATTCCATCCTTGGAACGCCGGCTTCCTATTACTTctttgccttcctcttctccacCACGAAGAAGAAGACGAGCGCAAGAATGGAAAAGGCGGAGAAGCAGCCCGCCGCAATGTCGAGCGACGCGTGGCGGCCGGTGATCCCCACCACGTCGAACAGGTTGGTGGTCTTCGCGACGTTGGTCGTCTGCCCGTAAGCGACCTCGGTGTCGCCGGAGTCGAGCGCGTACGCCCTCACGAAGTAGGTCCCGGTGGGGATGCTGCGCTCCACGGTGTACACGAaggagccgccgccgctgctgtagGGCTGCGTGGTGACCTTGAACTGGCACGTCTTGTCCTTCTTCAGGTGGTCGTCGGTCTTGCGCCACCCGCGGTCGGCCTGGCTCACCGGATCGTAGCACAGCAGCACTTTGACCTTCTTGTAGTCCGAGTCAGCGCTCGCCGGCGTGCTCTGGTTCAGCTTCCAGCTCACCTTGATCTGGTCGACGCCGGCGTGCAGCACTGAATCATGTAGACAGACATCCATGTCATACACAAGGAAAGAAATCATGAAGAGAAAAGGACAGAGAAAGGAGACAAACCTTGGCCTGCAGCAGGAGATGCAGTGACTGTGAGCGTATTTGGAAGGCTGGAGAAGAGCACAGCCATGGAAGACCCTATACAAGACACAAGTAGCACAAGACGAAGAAGAGGAGCTGTAGCCATGGAGGAGATTCTGCTCTTTTCCTTCAACTGTCGAAGCCTTCTCTGGAGATTGATGGAGCAGCAATCTTGTATATATAGACTCCCAAAACAATGAGAAGCTAATAGAGTATTGCAACACAGTTGACTTCCCCAACGAGGGAGCTCTTTAGGGGAACCAAAGGATGTTCGTACAGGTTCATAGGAATCTTCATCTGTGCTCCTGATGGCTCTCGACTTCGGCCAAAGGGCAAAGAGATATCGTTTGACTTCCTCAAGTGGGCCTAATGGCTTCCATTAGAGGCAATTCTTCCTGAGGTGTGATGGAATTGTGGTGAGGTGGAAGCCAAAAGTCAACTGTCAGCTGCCATCTACAGCATAATTGGACTGGGAGAGCTCCAAAGAGTCGACAGAGAAGTAAACTAATAAGAGATCCCAGCAATGCATATGCTGTAATATATTCCTCAAGAGTTGATCTTTCTTGCTTCATGCGGCTACAACCTGCAGTCTTTGAGATCATGAACAGGTGATTCAGTGGCATTACGACATCTTGCATGAACAAAAGATGCATGACGATGCAATCTTTTTGACATATTATTTGTTTGCATAGTTCACTATTTCTTGGTTTAAATGCCAGGCGACAAGGAACATAAATTGCAGTGACGTTTGCAAGGCGTGTAAGCCAGTGCTTTCTCCACGTGTGTCAGAAGCGCTGAAGCAAAACAAGCGCTGAAGCCAGTTATACCTTCGTTCCCTCACGCGTCTCGCGTGTCCTGCGTCCCGCGTCCGGTTGCGCGGGGCACGCCAGCATCCGCGACGTGGCTAACCCCGGCGCCAGCAATCGCGCTCGTTGCTCGCTGCGCGTGCAACGCACGCACGGAACAGCCtgcgtcatatatatatatatatatatatatatatatatatatatatatatatatatatatatatatatatatatatatatatatatatatatatattattatttgtatataataaaaaataaagaatttattattatttttatttctcaaGGGAAAAAAAAGGTAGTTGGGCCCACATTTCATTTAGGTGTGGGGTGGGCCCGGCTTTTCCTTCCATTTTTGATCGCAACATAAAACGGGAATTGCGCGCGCCACCTCAACACCAACCCCCAAATCTCCCCATTTCAATTTCTTGGTTCTTCTCCTCTTTTGGTCTCAGATCGCGATTAGTGGGGGCGGgggaggagagagagggagagggagagatggGGAGCGATAGGAAGGTCTACACCTTGGCCGAGGTCTCCGCCCACAACTCTGCCCATGACTGCTGGCTCGTCATCGACGGCAAGGTTCGCATCCATTTCATTCCCCCTTGTTGATCTCCTTCGGTCCGTCCCCTCATCCATCTCTTCTTTAGatctgatgcatttttctttttcttgtgttcTGTCCATCTACCTTCTAATCTTGATACGTTGGGCCACGTCGAGGGTTGGTATTGTTCGTGTGAAGCATCCGCTGGTGGATTTTGTATGCTCGTTGTAGGTTACGGATTTCCCTTGTTGGAGGGCGCTGGGATGAGTTGGGTTGCCATTTGAACGGTTGTAGACTACTTCTAGTGGTGAACGTATTGGATTACTGTGACAAAAATGTTCCATTGGAGACATCCAATAGAATTGGAAGAAGATTAGGGCGTCCCTGTGCAAGGACGACATGCACAAATCAGATAGAAATGCAATGGATGCTTTGTTCACGATAGAAGAGTGAATCGGAACACTTTTGTTGGATCCACAGTAGAAGAGAAAAAATGTAAGAGGGGCAAGAAGTGAAAAAAGACGTGGATGGTTTTTTTGTTGTTTGTTATCTTTGTCTAGGCGCATGGGGtggtgatttaaattttttgttaaatttagattttaataatatataaggGAAATCAAACAGATAATGTGGGCCCAACCGAATCTAAGCCCTTTGAAAGGCCAGTAGTTGCTGTGGCCACACCAACCCTTTCATTCAACTCGCTTCGTTTTacttatttttgtataactttcGGGCTGCACAACTTGTGTGGGAGTAACTGAAATAAAGaagatcagacccttataagtcaatcttaattttaTCTATTTTCGATGTGAAATTAATCAAAAGTGTTATAATCTTCCATACTCGGGGGCTTAAAGTTCTCGTCAAGGTCTAGCATAGCTCAAATCAAGTTCTAACATTGTGCATGTGAGTCATAGTCCAATGGTGGCTTCATACAGAGACGAGTCCTTTGACTTCATCCACGGTTAACTCTTTTCTATCTGAGCCTTTCATCAAATCTCAAAACTGGTTTAGTTCTAATATAATTTGTCATGAATCGAGCTTGATGTGTTAATTGATCTATCAATCTTGTTGAACCAAAACCACTAGTTGAAATGTTTAAgtcgaagttgatagtagtacacccatcagacccttataagttaatcttattcTCGCCCATTTCCGATGTAAGATTAATCCGGGGTGTTATAATATTTAAGTTGACAATTCATTCATCTTTTAGGAAACTCAATATATTTAGAATAACCTTAAAAAGTTTTACCTTTCAAAAATTTTACCTCTCTTATTAATTAAAGGATCCTACAAAAATAGCTTCTTTTGTCTTCCTTTTCGCAAACTAAGATGAGCAGATCCTCTGTTCCTTTTATTATCTGTTTAGAATATTAATAAACTTTTAGGTTCAGTGTCCTATGAGAAAAATTGTTAGAATTTTGGATAAAATTTATAGCCATAGAGCCTCTAGTTTTCATGTTAGCCACCATTCTTCCTTGTTGTTAACATAGAAAACCATAATTAAAATTGTATCTAAGAATGGTGATTAGCAATAGTCACCATTTCTATAGCTTATTGTAGAAACTTTAAATTGAGATTTTTAGCTTAATATTGGATGGAACTAGAGCAATTGAAATTGCTTGTTGATCAAtgtgttattattttttatatgctgTTTTCATTAAAGAGAGAACGAAAACAGATCAACAACTACATGCTCTAGGTCAGATGTGCTCAACTCATCTTTAAAATATATAAGCTTATGCAATTCACATTGGTGTTGTTTTCTTTTAGATGCTTCATGTTTTGTCagataattatgtgataaagaataaaaaatgacTATGATGACAATTTAGATTTTGACAAAAAATCTATATTTTTGGGTTAATTGGAAATAATAGCAACAATAGGGGAAATGCCTTTGACAGATTGCTTTGTCCATAGAAATAGTTCTAGGTCAAGGAAATAACGAGATAGATATCACATGCTCGATGTTAGATTAAGTATCACATGCTCAAGGAAATAGTTCTAGGCTGGAACCACAGCAACTGATAGATTCTCTTTTCATTGAAGAGTTAATGAAATAGATCAAGTATCACATGCTCAATGTTAGATTAGCTTAACTTATATTTATGTCATAGAAATTTATATAATTAGATTGGTTTCATTTTCCTTTTAGACAGATCAAATCTATTATAGACAATTATTTGGGAATGGAAGGATCACAAAGATGGCCCACTTGGAGGCTGATAAATTAAATCTATATTTTTGGTGAAAATAAGATATAGTATCGAATGAGGCAACATCTTTTTCCAGCCTGATATGGGATAGTTCtataaaataactcaagaaagaagTTCTATGTTCACCTTACATACTGCAGAATAAATGCTAATGTAGTAGGAACTTTGCTTTATCCAAAAATAAGTAAGCTAGGTTAAGATATCATCAAGTGCTGATCTTTAAGAAAATTGTTCATGCATAGAAGTTATGGTGATGAGAAATTAATTAATTGATAGATAGTAATAATCCTTTCGTTTCACTTTCTTCTTACATAatatgatgaatgcaaaattctTCTGGTCTCGGTGCTTTTCTTTCCAAGAAGGCAATTGCGCTCAAGTTGGTTTATCTGCTAACAACAAGAC harbors:
- the LOC135621887 gene encoding high-affinity nitrate transporter-activating protein 2.1-like, with protein sequence MATAPLLRLVLLVSCIGSSMAVLFSSLPNTLTVTASPAAGQVLHAGVDQIKVSWKLNQSTPASADSDYKKVKVLLCYDPVSQADRGWRKTDDHLKKDKTCQFKVTTQPYSSGGGSFVYTVERSIPTGTYFVRAYALDSGDTEVAYGQTTNVAKTTNLFDVVGITGRHASLDIAAGCFSAFSILALVFFFVVEKRKAKK
- the LOC135622323 gene encoding uncharacterized protein LOC135622323, whose product is MASTLDFRRLDEGLGGQKNKRKRPEPGGGPDSMDVDPLSDAATATATVSLTPPAKRPALPSLEDPEKPAFGRPTYDGIIGGRVSGRKWKQPRAQRASACAVSHRRPSLDVRTKEKELKRAYKERMAELKEEIRRNKEEKRKRREENEKRKQENTLRSGTKLQKITNPKTLKKIAKSKQRKQLKVVPDELFNKNGGVKNKN